In Procambarus clarkii isolate CNS0578487 chromosome 25, FALCON_Pclarkii_2.0, whole genome shotgun sequence, the following proteins share a genomic window:
- the LOC138368463 gene encoding proline-rich protein 36-like: MAEEEEDEGENHHPGVTAIPGSQPSLGHSHLDVTATPASQPLNVTAIPGSQPSQRHSHPSVTATPGLQPPQRHSHPNATATPGSQPPKGHTHPGVTAIPRVTATPAAQSTLPHTHPSGTINLASHPPQRHSHLRFTATPGSQPPQGHSHPSITATPGSRPPQRHNHPGVTATPESQPHQSHSHTRVTATLESQPPQGHSSSRDTETLASQPLWRHSHTRVTATPESQPHQSHSHTRVTATLESQPPQGHSSSRDTATLASQPPRRHSHPRVTVTPGSQPLRCQSHPGVTATPQGHNHPGVTATPASQPPRRHSHSRVIATSRSQSPQGHSHLAVTAIPASQPPLRHSHPRVTATPASQPPRRHSHPGVTATPASQPPLRHSHPRVTATPASQPLRRHSHPCVTATPESQPPWRHSHQDATATPGSQLPQCHSHPRVTNTSG, from the exons atggccgaagaggaggaggacgagggagagaatca CCACCCCGGCGTCACAGCCATCCCAGGGTCACAGCCATCTCTGGGTCACAGCCACCTCGACGTCACAGCCACCCCAGCGTCACAGCCACTCAACGTCACAGCCATCCCAGGGTCACAACCATCTCAGCGTCACAGTCACCCCAGCGTCACAGCCACCCCAGGGTTACAGCCACCCCAGCGTCACAGTCACCCCAACGCCACAGCTACCCCAGGGTCCCAGCCACCCAAGGGTCACACCCACCCCGGCGTCACAGCAATCCCCAGGGTCACAGCCACCCCAGCGGCACAATCAACCTTGCCTCACACCCACCCCAGCGGCACAATCAACCTTGCCTCACACCCACCCCAGCGTCACAGCCATCTCAGATTCACAGCCACCCCAGGGTCACAGCCACCCCAGGGTCACAGCCACCCCAGCATCACAGCCACCCCAGGGTCAAGGCCACCTCAGCGTCACAACCACCCCGGCGTCACAGCCACACCAGAGTCACAGCCACACCAGAGTCACAGCCACACCAGAGTCACAGCCACCCTAGAGTCACAGCCACCCCAGGGTCACAGTAGCTCCAGGGACACAGAAACTTTGGCGTCACAGCCACTTTGGCGTCACAGCCACACCAGAGTCACAGCCACACCAGAGTCACAGCCACACCAGAGTCACAGCCACACCAGAGTCACAGCCACCCTAGAGTCACAGCCACCCCAGGGTCACAGTAGCTCCAGGGACACAGCCACTTTGGCGTCACAGCCACCCCGGCGTCACAGCCACCCCAGGGTCACAGTAACTCCAGGATCACAGCCACTCCGGTGTCAAAGCCACCCCGGCGTCACAGCCACCCCCCAGGGTCACAACCACCCTGGCGTCACAGCCACGCCGGCGTCACAGCCACCCCGTCGTCACAGCCACTCCAGGGTCATAGCCACCTCAAGGTCACAGTCACCCCAGGGTCACAGCCACCTTGCGGTCACAGCTATCCCGGCGTCACAGCCACCCCTGCGTCACAGCCACCCTAGGGTCACAGCCACCCCGGCGTCACAGCCACCCCGGCGTCACAGCCACCCCGGCGTCACAGCCACTCCGGCGTCACAGCCTCCCCTGCGTCACAGCCACCCTAGGGTCACAGCCACCCCGGCGTCACAGCCACTCCGGCGTCACAGCCACCCCTGCGTCACAGCCACCCCAGAGTCACAGCCACCCTGGCGTCATAGCCACCAAGATGCCACAGCCACTCCAGGGTCACAACTACCCCAGTGTCACAGCCACCCCAGGGTCACAAACACCTCTGGATGA
- the LOC138368464 gene encoding mucin-3A-like, with protein MTTVTGSQPPKHHSHSSITDTIGSQPPQGHSHRRFTATFGSHPPQGSQPPYRHSHPGITATTGSQPPQGHSLPRVTATLVSQPPRRHSHPKGHSHPGVTATPGSPLPWRHSHPSPPKRHSHPGVTATPSSQPPLRHSHPGVTATPASQSHQGWYPSVTATQRHSHPRVTVTTASEPPLGHRHPSVTATPTTQPHSGHSNPRDTATLASQPPRRHSSVTATLALQPPQGNSHPRVTATPESQPPRRVTDTPASQQPWRNSHPSVTATPASQSPRRHSHPRVTGTLASQPPLRHTQFRVTGTLASQPPWRHSLPCVTANSGSQTPQRHSNPAVTATPALQPPQGHSQPRVTATLASQSLRRYSNPCVTATPASQPLQGHKHSGVTATPASQPPQRHSHHSVTATLASQPPQRHSHHSVTATPASQSPQRHSHLRVPAALGSQPIQGHSHPSVTATPRSQPPRRHSHPGVTATPASQPPQRHSHPRVTATPESQPPRHPSHPGVIATKVLQPLQGHSYPSVIATPASQTPPTSQPPRSQSYPSVTATPGSQTPQNHNRHRVTATQASQPLQYHRHYRVTATAGSQPPQVHSHLWVTPTSGFTATPASQPPRRHSHPRITATLVSQPPRRHSNPRVTAILASQPPRRHSHPRVTATLASHPPQGNSHPGVTATTASHAPQGNSHPGVTATTASQPPQGHSHPGVTATTASQPPQGNSHPGVTSTPG; from the exons ATGACAACCGTCACAGGGTCACAGCCACCCAAGCATCACAGCCACTCCAGTATCACAGACACTATAGGGTCACAGCCACCGCAGGGTCACAGCCACCGCAGGTTCACAGCCACCTTTGGGTCACACCCACCTCAGGGTTCACAGCCACCCTATCGTCACAGTCACCCCGGCATCACAGCCACCACGGGGTCACAGCCACCCCAGGGTCACAGCCTCCCCAGGGTCACAGCCACCCTGGTGTCACAGCCACCACGGCGTCACAGCCACCCTAAGGGTCACAGCCACCCTGGCGTCACAGCCACCCCAGGGTCACCGCTACCTTGGCGTCACAGCCACCCCAGT CCTCCCAAGCGTCACAGCCACCCCGGCGTCACAGCCACTCCGTCGTCACAGCCACCCCTGCGTCACAGTCACCCTGGCGTCACAGCTACCCCAGCGTCACAATCACACCAGGGATGGTACCCCAGTGTCACAGCCACCCAACGTCACAGCCACCCTAGGGTCACAGTCACCACGGCGTCAGAGCCACCCCTGGGTCACAGACACCCCAGCGTCACAGCCACACCAACGACACAGCCACACAGCGGTCACAGTAACCCCAGGGACACAGCCACTTTGGCGTCACAGCCACCCCGGCGTCACAGCAGCGTTACAGCAACCCTGGCGTTACAACCACCCCAGGGTAACAGCCACCCCAGAGTCACAGCCACCCCGGAGTCACAGCCACCCCGGAGGGTCACAGACACCCCAGCGTCACAGCAACCCTGGCGTAATAGCCACCCCAGCGTCACAGCCACCCCGGCGTCACAGTCACCCCGGCGTCACAGTCACCCCAGGGTCACAGGCACTCTGGCGTCACAGCCACCCCTGCGTCACACCCAATTCAGGGTCACAGGCACTCTGGCGTCACAGCCACCTTGGCGTCACAGCCTCCCCTGCGTCACAGCCAATTCAGGGTCACAGACACCCCAGCGTCACAGCAACCCCGCCGTCACAGCCACCCCAGCGTTACAGCCACCCCAGGGTCACAGCCAACCCAGGGTCACAGCCACCTTAGCGTCACAGTCACTCCGGCGTTACAGCAACCCTTGCGTCACAGCAACCCCAGCGTCACAGCCACTCCAGGGTCACAAGCACTCTGGCGTCACAGCCACCCCGGCGTCACAGCCACCCCAGCGTCACAGCCACCACAGTGTCACAGCCACCCTGGCGTCACAGCCACCCCAGCGTCACAGCCACCACAGTGTCACAGCCACCCCGGCGTCACAGTCACCCCAGCGTCACAGCCACCTCAGGGTCCCAGCAGCCTTAGGATCACAGCCTATCCAGGGCCACAGCCACCCCAGCGTTACAGCCACCCCAAGGTCACAGCCACCCCGGCGTCACAGCCACCCTGGCGTCACAGCCACCCCGGCATCACAGCCACCCCAGCGTCACAGCCACCCCAGAGTCACAGCCACCCCAGAGTCACAGCCACCTCGGCATCCCAGCCACCCTGGCGTCATAGCCACCAAGGTGCTACAGCCACTCCAGGGTCACAGCTACCCCAGTGTCATAGCCACCCCGGCGTCACAGACACCCCCGACGTCACAGCCACCCCGGAGTCAAAGCTACCCCAGTGTCACAGCCACCCCAGGGTCACAAACACCTCAGAATCACAACCGTCACAGGGTCACAGCCACCCAAGCATCACAGCCACTCCAGTATCACAGACACTATAGGGTCACAGCCACCGCAGGGTCACAGCCACCGCAGGTTCACAGCCACCTTTGGGTCACACCCACCTCAGGGTTCACAGCCACCCCGGCGTCACAGCCACCACGGCGTCACAGCCACCCCAGGATCACAGCCACCCTGGTGTCACAGCCACCCCGGCGTCATAGCAATCCCAGGGTCACAGCGATCCTGGCGTCACAGCCACCACGGCGTCACAGCCACCCCAGGGTCACAGCCACCCTGGCGTCACATCCACCCCAGGGTAACAGCCACCCTGGTGTCACAGCCACCACGGCGTCACATGCACCCCAGGGTAACAGCCACCCTGGCGTCACAGCCACCACGGCGTCACAGCCACCCCAGGGTCACAGCCACCCTGGCGTCACAGCCACCACGGCGTCACAGCCACCCCAGGGTAACAGCCACCCTGGCGTCACATCCACCCCAGGGTAA